The Malus sylvestris chromosome 12, drMalSylv7.2, whole genome shotgun sequence genome contains a region encoding:
- the LOC126592110 gene encoding uncharacterized protein LOC126592110, with the protein MDMKKIALAIIVIAALMSVVLAAKDAPKSAAAPAPSKGKDTASAPKPSSADSITLTVVGSLAGVFLSLFFGYYLQYMDMKKISLILIFVAALMSLVLAAVAKEAPKTTAAAAPKESAPSAKNTAAHAPAPSSAFTPFPDVGSLAAASLLSFFAYYMQY; encoded by the exons atggACATGAAGAAGATCGCCCTTGCCATCATTGTCATTGCTGCCTTGATGAGTGTTGTGTTGGCTGCTAAGGACGCTCCAAAGAGCGCAGCTGCTCCAGCCCCCAGCAAGGGGAAGGACACAGCTTCAGCTCCTAAGCCATCAAGTGCCGATTCCATTACCTTGACCGTTGTTGGCTCTTTGGCCGGTGTCTTCCTTTCATTATTCTTTGGCTATTATTTGCA ATACATGGACATGAAGAAGATCTCCCTTATCCTCATTTTCGTAGCTGCTTTGATGAGTCTGGTCTTGGCTGCAGTAGCTAAGGAGGCCCCGAAGACAACAGCAGCTGCTGCCCCCAAGGAATCAGCTCCATCCGCAAAAAACACAGCAGCGCACGCCCCTGCCCCTAGCTCCGCCTTTACTCCCTTTCCCGATGTTGGGTCTTTGGCTGCTGCCTCCCTTTTGTCTTTCTTTGCCTATTACATGCAATACTAA
- the LOC126592950 gene encoding E3 ubiquitin protein ligase DRIP2-like, producing MATGGGSQVVKVKRVTIEACLKCGLCNKVSEEAITISLCLHTFCMQCIFQKLSDEEYDQCPVCDTHLGNLPVTTLRLPPSSTMLPTLTGPYSINSPASAVAPFLLKLKLTMLKQMRSSQDASRPDLSLPFSTSSQE from the coding sequence GGGTGACAATCGAGGCATGTTTGAAGTGCGGTCTTTGTAATAAGGTGTCGGAGGAGGCTATAACCATTTCACTTTGCCTCCATACGTTTTGCATGCAGTGTATCTTCCAAAAACTGTCGGATGAGGAGTATGACCAATGTCCCGTTTGCGATACTCATCTCGGTAATTTGCCTGTGACAACACTCAGGCTTCCGCCCTCGTCAACTATGTTACCCACATTGACTGGTCCCTACTCGATCAACTCCCCGGCGAGCGCGGTGGCTCCattcttgttgaaattgaaacttaCGATGTTGAAGCAGATGAGAAGCTCACAGGATGCATCAAGACCagatctttctctccctttctctacAAGCTCACAGGAGTGA